The following are encoded in a window of Eleutherodactylus coqui strain aEleCoq1 chromosome 12, aEleCoq1.hap1, whole genome shotgun sequence genomic DNA:
- the LOC136586957 gene encoding mycocerosic acid synthase-like polyketide synthase, producing MAANRISYCFNLTGPSLTIDTACSSSLVALHYACQSIQQGDCDMAICGAANCIIESRMFVILSKAKMLSPDGICKPFSNKADGYGRGEGCGVVLLKPLKKAVEDYNKIWGIICKSAVNQDGQSVTPITKPSQYQHEKLLQYIYKTIDPCSIQYVEAHGTGTPIGDPIEAASLGNIIGKMRSSGMKPLKIGSVKGNIGHTECASGVAGLIKVLLMMQHEIIIPSLHYSKENGIKIIEESNLEIPTSPEKWQEESKFGRIAGINNFGFGGTNAHAVVKQYKQKYPQYHSKRPVELFILSAASEKSLHLSIEDTQQMLSKATSLTLENLVYTAACRRSHLNHEYRTGFLASSLTQLNQQIQIVKKDTAPAKSSPQIVFVLCGNGVLYKGMCKIFLELEPVFRKKCEEIDEMIRVYTPLSVVQLLQNEFDDFSRPDVAQLLLFTVQVSLVALLKHWGLRADCILGHSVGEVAAAHCSGILSLEDAVKVIYYRSTLQCRVTGGKMLVVGNIKVTELSKIIASYKGKVCIAAYNSPTSCTVSGDGETIDQLKEKLTKDYRSNDIFLHLLDVSAASHSPMMDPILNEVKDMLRDLKEQNMEIDLLSTVTGKPASKGDFTTGDYWAKNISEPVAFQKAVEASARDKENVLFLEIGPRRTLQRSIIETLGANTTVLSAIQPQKEYETIFSMLIALFAHGYNLNWCNVFEAYKSAPSTIPRYRFDHIKQDIRFEKIRQGNQTALSPNHPLIHSMSEDFTEFRCKISKKNTPYVFEHKNIGSVFIPGALYVELGLAVAAISFKPKVPLSSLEISVMFSSPCVLNQDSVDLNVKLHRKQEYQIIHFEVLTSHVFAMGQIEKTHRLLDTSKRISTEQIFQRCSAIFSQESFYDHLFSIGFKHGKIYRQLGDVYYGKDLKEGIARVKVNEEVKETMYEYHIHPVILDCFLQVAVCVGTCTKESLVGFPSSIGSLMILQPLQDEMIIYIKTIKTTQTYVELCGCFVDNNGFLLVEIKSVKMAFLNQTANKQEKTFFQVKWTQSSESRDIQENKSNILVYSDNLGVGEQLSKYIQNGLSYITFNSWDSDLQVEKLFNSNCKDIVFMWGVHKPTEQSLGNLPQYLAKCCDVYRQLILSVRQISPKPTIRTVTFRTVEGTVDHINPGFAFVGMTRACVIEMPDITFQLIDVSSSSPRDVASLAKVLLNYNPEDHPEIWINDGYIYTNEIIPTDTEKKTQQIESLQHPDHFTLHTSDPYKIRDVSAEFTNSTSSELKGKEIEINIDKICAHTDDYFPVSLSSWKYGSALYWTMSEKHELIALDFAGIVSAVGKDVKEIQVGDGVAVCYPVVAASKIRVPENVCYLVKEAAVLRKSPCISFFVLAWEILHHQLPCAKNKPQLAIVTSDAKSILCRVLCKTAEQAGWEVVISNGNMINGKLCVAMVVLPTAEGISREALTELPLLKNVIILSDQKNVKNVILYTRQDIYVHVLDFDVVLHKSYLQLFASDLHKWLYSIASEINILESITQPQCNTSEGKNTLCSYSTVQTLPLLKLGNSITSKISGSSPDQKLFQHCAVYIVTGGLTGLGFETVKFILQNGGDNVVILSRRNPTLEIVQQIAEVEKENTKIVTLQCNITNYTEVIKAIDYIQKIFPRIPIKGIFHSAAVFHDGILQNLNLLLFEKVLSPKVDGAVNLHHATKNIKLDYFVCYSSLVSSVGNSGQASYAAANSFLDVFCHYRRNLGLCGQSISWGALNLGVLLNQHKIHELLKAKGILLLNAEEIRVHLKNCLLLNNTHQTIAKLDFKAMKNNLVSYTPGLKKRFRNVFLDVKENLEETPKVRQSTQIKCEKPEDYILLVVSEQTGVSASDITMNTLLSSLGVDSMVAMTMQNRIFRDKNIRIPVVNILDPNTTISWLVSMLKEVDCDANELEREIIQDTKL from the exons GTGATTGTGATATGGCGATCTGTGGAGCAGCCAATTGCATTATTGAATCTCGTATGTTCGTCATACTTAGCAAAGCAAAGATGCTTTCTCCAGATGGGATATGTAAACCATTTTCCAACAAAGCTGATGGATATGGAAGAGGAGAAGGATGTGGTGTTGTTCTcttaaaacctttaaaaaag GCTGTAGAAGATTACAACAAAATCTGGGGAATAATTTGTAAAAGTGCAGTTAACCAAGATGGTCAGTCAGTAACACCGATAACCAAACCATCTCAATACCAACATGAGAAATTATTGCAGTACATCTATAAAACTATAGATCCATGTTCTATTCAGTATGTTGAAGCTCATGGTACTGGAACACCAATTGGTGACCCAATTGAAGCTGCAAGCTTAGGAAACATAATTGGAAAAATGCGTTCTAGTGGAATGAAGCCTTTGAAGATTGGATCAGTTAAAGggaacattggtcacactgaatgTGCTTCTGGGGTTGCTGGGTTGATAAAAGTTCTTCTCATGATGCAGCATGAAATTATTATTCCATCTCTACATTATTCTAAGGAAAATGGCATCAAAATCATTGAGGAATCCAATCTAGAAATTCCAACCAGTCCTGAGAAATGGCAAGAGGAGAGCAAATTTGGAAGAATAGCAGGAATAAATAATTTTGGATTTGGGGGAACTAACGCTCACGCCGTTGTCAAACAATATAAACAAAAATATCCTCAATATCATTCAAAAAGACCGGTTGAACTTTTCATTTTGTCTGCAGCCTCTGAAAAATCACTTCACCTCTCTATTGAAGATACACAACAAATGTTAAGCAAGGCAACATCCTTAACTCTGGAGAACTTGGTCTACACAGCAGCTTGCAGAAGAAGTCATCTAAATCACGAATACAGAACAGGATTTTTGGCCTCTTCGTTGACTCAATTAAACCAACAAATTCAAATTGTGAAAAAAGACACTGCTCCAGCTAAATCCAGTCCCCAGATTGTATTTGTGCTGTGTGGCAATGGGGTCCTTTATAAAGGGATGTGTAAGATATTTCTAGAACTTGAGCCAGTCTTCAGGAAGAAATGTGAAGAGATAGATGAGATGATTAGAGTCTACACTCCACTTTCTGTGGTACAGTTGTTGCAGAATGAGTTTGATGATTTCTCAAGGCCGGATGTAGCCCAGTTACTGCTCTTTACAGTTCAGGTGTCATTAGTGGCTCTACTGAAACATTGGGGGCTGAGGGCCGACTGCATCCTTGGACATTCAGTTGGAGAAGTTGCAGCAGCTCATTGCTCTGGAATTCTCTCACTAGAAGATGCTGTCAAAGTCATTTATTACAGAAGCACACTGCAATGCAGAGTTACTGGAGGGAAAATGTTGGTGGTTGGAAATATTAAAGTTACAGAATTGTCAAAAATAATTGCATCTTACAAGGGAAAGGTTTGCATTGCTGCTTATAACAGTCCTACTTCCTGCACAGTTTCTGGAGATGGTGAAACAATAGACCAGCTCAAGGAAAAACTGACCAAAGATTACCGTTCAAATGATATTTTTCTCCATCTACTTGATGTCAGTGCTGCATCCCACAGCCCCATGATGGATCCAATACTGAATGAGGTAAAAGATATGTTGAGGGATTTAAAAGAACAAAATATGGAAATTGATCTTCTTTCAACAGTGACAGGAAAACCTGCATCCAAAGGAGATTTCACCACTGGCGATTACTGGGCTAAAAATATTTCTGAACCAGTTGCCTTTCAGAAAGCTGTAGAAGCTTCAGCAAGAGATAAAGAAAATGTCCTCTTTCTTGAAATCGGTCCTCGAAGAACATTACAAAGGAGCATAATTGAAACATTAGGAGCCAACACAACAGTATTATCTGCTATTCAGCCCCAAAAAGAGTATGAGACCATTTTTTCTATGCTGATTGCACTTTTTGCACATGGATACAATCTTAACTGGTGTAATGTATTTGAAGCCTATAAATCTGCTCCATCCACAATTCCAAGATACAGGTTTGATCACATCAAGCAAGATATTCGATTTGAAAAAATCAGGCAGGGAAACCAAACCGCATTAAGTCCCAACCACCCATTAATCCACAGCATGAGTGAAGATTTCACTGAGTTCAGGTGTAAAATATCTAAAAAGAATACACCCTATGTCTTTGAACACAAAAATATAGGATCGGTCTTTATTCCAGGCGCACTCTATGTGGAACTTGGATTGGCTGTGGCAGCTATCAGCTTCAAACCTAAAGTGCCTTTAAGTTCTCTGGAAATCAGTGTAATGTTTTCTAGCCCCTGTGTTCTCAATCAAGATTCAGTAGACCTTAATGTCAAACTACATCGGAAACAAGAATATCAAATAATTCATTTTGAAGTTCTAACATCACATGTTTTTGCAATGGGGCAAATAGAAAAAACTCATCGTTTACTTGACACGAGCAAAAGAATCTCAACTGAACAGATCTTCCAAAGATGTTCTGCTATTTTCTCTCAAGAGAGTTTTTATGACCATCTCTTTTCAATTGGATTTAAACATGGGAAGATTTACAGACAGTTGGGGGATGTTTATTATGGAAAAGATCTCAAAGAAGGGATTGCCAGAGTAAAAGTGAATGAAGAAGTCAAAGAAACAATGTACGAGTACCACATACATCCAGTCATTTTAGATTGTTTCCTACAAGTGGCAGTGTGCGTGGGAACTTGTACCAAGGAATCTTTAGTGGGCTTTCCATCATCCATAGGAAGCTTGATGATTCTACAGCCTCTTCAAGATGAAATGATCATCtacataaaaacaataaaaacaaccCAGACGTACGTTGAATTATGTGGATGCTTTGTAGATAACAACGGTTTCCTTTTAGTAGaaataaaaagtgttaaaatgGCATTTCTGAATCAAACGGCAAACAAACAAGAGAAAACTTTTTTCCAAGTTAAATGGACCCAATCTTCTGAAAGCAGAGACATACAAGAAAACAAGTCAAATATATTGGTTTATTCTGATAATTTGGGAGTTGGCGAACAATTATCAAAATATATTCAAAATGGACTGAGCTACATAACCTTCAACAGTTGGGATTCAGATCTACAGGTAGAAAAGCTCTTTAACAGTAACTGCAAAGATATTGTGTTTATGTGGGGAGTCCACAAACCTACTGAGCAATCTCTAGGCAATCTCCCCCAATACCTAGCAAAGTGTTGTGATGTCTATCGCCAGCTAATTTTATCAGTGAGGCAAATAAGCCCCAAGCCTACTATCCGGACGGTGACCTTCAGAACTGTTGAAGGCACAGTGGATCACATCAATCCTGGATTTGCTTTTGTTGGAATGACAAGAGCTTGTGTAATTGAAATGCCAGACATTACATTTCAGCTGATTGACGTTAGCTCCTCAAGTCCCCGAGATGTTGCATCGCTAGCCAAGGTTCTCTTAAATTATAATCCAGAGGACCATCCAGAGATCTGGATTAATGACGGTTATATTTATACCAATGAAATAATTCCCACTGACACTGAAAAGAAAACACAGCAAATAGAATCTTTACAGCATCCTGATCATTTTACCCTGCACACCTCAGATCCCTACAAAATAAGGGACGTTTCTGCCGAATTTACAAATTCCACATCTTCTGAATTAAAGGGCAAAGAAATAGAGATTAATATTGACAAAATTTGTGCCCATACTGATGATTATTTTCCTGTTAGTCTTTCAAGTTGGAAATATGGAAGTGCTTTGTATTGGACAATGAGTGAAAAGCATGAGCTCATTGCTCTGGATTTTGCTGGAATTGTTAGCGCAGTTGGGAAAGATGTCAAAGAAATTCAAGTTGGAGATGGAGTTGCCGTATGTTATCCAGTTGTTGCAGCCTCCAAAATAAGGGTTCCCGAGAATGTTTGCTACTTGGTTAAGGAAGCAGCTGTATTAAGAAAGTCTCCCTGTATCTCCTTCTTTGTTTTAGCCTGGGAAATATTACATCACCAACTAccatgtgcaaaaaataaaccACAACTGGCAATAGTGACATCAGATGCAAAGTCCATTTTATGCAGAGTTTTATGCAAAACAGCAGAACAAGCAGGCTGGGAAGTTGTCATATCCAATGGGAATATGATAAATGGCAAACTGTGTGTTGCTATGGTAGTTCTTCCCACAGCTGAAGGTATATCTAGAGAAGCACTCACTGAACTACCTCTTCTTAAAAATGTTATTATCCTATCAgaccagaaaaatgtaaaaaatgtgatACTTTACACTAGGCAAGACATTTATGTTCATGTACTTGATTTTGATGTTGTGCTTCACAAATCATATCTACAGCTGTTTGCAAGTGACTTACATAAATGGCTATATTCTATAGCATCTGAAATCAATATTCTTGAGTCTATCACCCAACCACAATGCAATACATCTGAAGGGAAGAATACACTGTGCAGCTACTCAACAGTTCAGACCTTACCTCTCCTTAAGCTAGGCAATAGTATAACCTCAAAGATTTCTGGGTCCTCACCtgatcaaaagctttttcagcacTGTGCTGTTTATATAGTCACAGGTGGTCTGACTGGTCTTGGGTTTGAAACTGTGAAATTCATTCTACAGAATGGTGGTGACAACGTTGTCATTCTATCCAGACGAAATCCCACTCTTGAAATCGTGCAACAAATAGCTGAGGTTGAGAAAGAAAACACAAAGATAGTCACCCTGCAATGTAACATAACTAACTATACTGAAGTCATAAAGGCCATAGATTACATCCAAAAAATATTTCCAAGAATTCCAATCAAAGGAATCTTTCACAGCGCTGCTGTTTTTCATGATGGGATTCTGCAGAACCTAAACTTGCTCTTGTTTGAGAAAGTCCTGAGTCCAAAAGTAGATGGAGCGGTGAATCTTCACCATGCTACTAAAAACATTAAACTTGACTATTTTGTTTGTTATTCATCTCTTGTTTCATCAGTTGGAAATTCAGGGCAAGCAAGTTATGCTGCTGCCAACTCTTTTTTAGACGTGTTCTGTCACTACAGAAGAAATCTGGGTCTTTGTGGACAGTCGATCAGTTGGGGTGCCCTCAATCTTGGGGTATTACTCAACCAGCACAAAATTCATGAACTCTTAAAAGCAAAAGGAATCCTACTATTAAATGCAGAAGAAATACGAGTTCATCTAAAGAATTGTCTTTTATTAAACAATACCCACCAAACAATTGCAAAATTAGATTTTAAAGCCATGAAGAATAATCTGGTTTCTTACACCCCGGGGCTGAAGAAAAGGTTTCGCAATGTTTTCTTGGATGTAAAAGAAAACTTGGAAGAAACACCGAAGGTGAGACAATCCACCCAAATAAAGTGTGAAAAACCTGAAGATTACATTTTGCTAGTAGTTAGTGAGCAGACTGGTGTGAGTGCTAGTGATATCACTATGAATACTCTTCTCAGTTCTCTGGGTGTTGATTCCATGGTCGCTATGACAATGCAGAATCGCATCTTCCGAGATAAGAACATTAGAATACCTGTGGTCAACATTTTGGATCCAAATACAACAATCTCTTGGCTGGTATCAATGCTGAAAGAAGTCGACTGTGACGCTAATGAGCTTGAAAGAGAAATAATACAGGACACAAAACTGTGA